Proteins from a single region of Eretmochelys imbricata isolate rEreImb1 chromosome 20, rEreImb1.hap1, whole genome shotgun sequence:
- the EIF3G gene encoding eukaryotic translation initiation factor 3 subunit G, translating to MPTGDYDSKPSWADQVEEEGDDDKCITSELLKDLPLSGGLKDTPLSGGLKDTPLSGGLKDTLLSGDLSADVELLKAGPLPSPKELINGNIKTITEYREEEDGRKVKIIRTFRIETRKASKAVARRKNWKKFGNSEFDAPGPNVATTTVSDDVFMTFITSKEDLNCQEEEDPMNKLKGQKIVSCRICKGDHWTTRCPYKDTLGPMQKELAEQLGLSTGEKEKLPGEPEPVQAQQSKTGKYVPPSLRDGASRRGESMQPNRRADDNATIRVTNLSEDTRETDLQELFRPFGSISRIYLAKDKTTGQSKGFAFISFHRREDAARAIAGVSGFGYDHLILNVEWAKPSTN from the exons ATGCCGACGGGGGACTACGA CTCGAAGCCCAGCTGGGCCGaccaggtggaggaggagggagacgaCG ACAAATGCATCACCAGCGAGCTGCTGAAGGACCTCCCCTTGAGCGGCGGGCTGAAGGACACCCCCTTGAGCGGCGGGCTGAAGGACACCCCCTTGAGCGGGGGGCTGAAGGACACCCTCCTGAGCGGGGACCTGAGTGCAGATGTTGAGCTGCTGAAAGCAG gtcccctcccatccccaaaagaGCTCATCAACGGGAACATCAAAACCATCACAGAGTAccgggaggaggaggatgggcgCAAGGTGAAG ATCATCCGCACCTTCCGAATTGAGACCAGGAAGGCCTCCAAGGCTGTGGCGCGGCGGAAG AACTGGAAGAAATTCGGCAACTCTGAGTTTGATGCTCCGGGCCCCAATGTGGCCACAACCACAGTGAGCGATGATGTCTTCATGACCTTCATCACCAGCAAGGAG GACCTGAactgccaggaggaggaggacccCATGAACAAGCTGAAGGGGCAGAAGATCGTGTCGTGCCGGATCTGCAAGGGTGACCACTGGACGACGCGCTGCCCCTACAAGGACACGCTGGGCCCCATGCAGAAGGAGCTGGCTGAGCAGCTGGGCCTGTCCACGGGCGAGAAGGAGAAGCTTCCAGGAG AACCGGAGCCGgtccaggcccagcagagcaagACTGGGAAGTACGTCCCGCCCAGTCTGCGGGATGGAGCCAGCCGCCGCGGGGAATCCATGCAGCCTAACCGCAGGG ccgaTGACAATGCCACCATCCGGGTCACCAACCTGTCAGAGGACACGCGGGAGACCGACCTGCAGGAGCTGTTCCGCCCCTTCGGCTCCATCTCCAGGATCTACCTGGCCAAGGACAAGACCACGGGGCAGTCCAAG GGCTTTGCCTTCATCAGCTTCCACCGGCGCGAGGATGCTGCCCGTGCCATTGCTGGTGTCTCCGGCTTTGGCTACGACCACCTCATCCTCAACGTGGAGTGGGCCAA ACCCTCCACCAACTGA